The segment GCCCAGCAACAAGCTGAAGTTGCCCAGCAACAAGCTGAAGTTGCCCAACAACAAGCTGAAGTTGCCCAACAACAAGCTGAAGCTGCCCAGCAACAAGCTGAAGCCGAACGCGAACGTGCCGAAGCTGCCCAACAGCAAGCTGAAGCTGAACGTCAACGTGCCGAACGTTTAGCTGCCCGCTTACGAGAGTTGGGCGAAGATCCCAATTTAGTATAGGTTGTAGGGTGGGCAATGCCCGCCCTACTTGCGATCGTCATTTTTTCCTACCCGACTTTCTTGCAAAGAATTACCGATCCCTTCTAGAATTCCGCGCCCAATTAAGCCGATCCCTCGTCCTATTACCTGAGTCAGCACGTAAACAACGCCGCTACCGACAAAGGCAACAACTGCACGCAAACGAGGTGCGATCGCATCTCTTGTTTCTAACGCCAATGTCACTGCTAATTGTAGCCGGGAAAGTTGTCTTAATTCCGCAACGCGGGAAGCATAAATAGAAACTTTCTTAATCCCCATACCGTTAAAAACGAATAAATGATACCTGCTTTCAAAAATAGCTGTAGGAGCGCCCACATACTTTTCTAAGTTATATTTCCAAGACAAATCGTTCCGGAAGCGTTCGATTTCTCTGGTAGAAATGAGTTTTCGGTCATAAAAATTCTGCTTAATTGCCTCTACATCGGCAAAATGATTCAACAGCGGCTGGACAATGGCATTGCTAACTTGTATAATTAAATTTTGCAACAGTAATTCTGCCCTTGCCATTGCTTCCGGCGTTCCCACAGAGTAAGAAGCATTATCAATTATCAGAGGCGTGTCAAAGATCAGATGAGAAAATAAATCCACAACCAACGGTATTTTATCCAAAATTTCCGTCTGGACAAGTTCGTAATCTTGCCATATAATATTAACAACTTCTAAATCCCGGCCTTGCACGCGCAGGGTGTAGTATTTACCAAAAAAATCTGCGGTTGCATTCTGCCAAAAATCGTGTAAGATAGCCGATCGCAGTTCGGGAAGTTGACTCGGCTGAACTTGGGAAAAGCGCAGATCCTCTAATAAATCATCTAACTTTTGCAAAACCAAAACCAGCAATTCCCGCTTTTTTTGCTCTCGGAAAATATCGGTTTCCAAAGGCACGTTAGTAAGGTTTTGCAAGCTATATTGGATGGAGGCGTAAGTATTCTCAAACAGCTGCGATCGCCTGTTTGTCAGAGAATGAGAGCGTTTTGAGGAATGAGGAATGAGATTGGAGTCAAAGAACTCCTCTGGTCTTCTGTCTCTCTGCTCCTCTGCTCCTCTGCTTGCCCGCGCAATGTCGATCGGCGTC is part of the Aerosakkonema funiforme FACHB-1375 genome and harbors:
- a CDS encoding DUF3685 domain-containing protein, giving the protein MSDLAKPVLNFSPKGPLHILLIDDDPIFRAGLRVVLGQFPDLQAIAEAQSAPDALQILQNDRPSVDLVILDLGLGRLPGAEISGLELCQQLKTFYPELPILVLSSFLEPLLLAAARQLGVEGYCPKGYPVSELVDTIRQVAAGEAYWPPEIMKASVPRTTNPPSESQTGLLPTLLSNIRLSGLRQIEAALAEVTEELQKGRLSVLDRAILAGRQRELRASRWLVNKLLGQSVPIASMTPIDIARASRGAEEQRDRRPEEFFDSNLIPHSSKRSHSLTNRRSQLFENTYASIQYSLQNLTNVPLETDIFREQKKRELLVLVLQKLDDLLEDLRFSQVQPSQLPELRSAILHDFWQNATADFFGKYYTLRVQGRDLEVVNIIWQDYELVQTEILDKIPLVVDLFSHLIFDTPLIIDNASYSVGTPEAMARAELLLQNLIIQVSNAIVQPLLNHFADVEAIKQNFYDRKLISTREIERFRNDLSWKYNLEKYVGAPTAIFESRYHLFVFNGMGIKKVSIYASRVAELRQLSRLQLAVTLALETRDAIAPRLRAVVAFVGSGVVYVLTQVIGRGIGLIGRGILEGIGNSLQESRVGKNDDRK